CCACGCGTCCTTCCACAGTGGCTACAAAACGGCAGCTTTTCAGGTGTTTCGCATCCCACTCCGCCCACTCGGGCGCTTTTGTCTCCAAGGTGGCGTTGTTGGTAGCCATACCCCGTTCGTAGATTTCCTTTACCTGCGGATAGTGCTCAGCCAGCATCGCCGATACCAAAACTGAGCGTTGTGTGGTCGTTTCCATCTTCTTATCAGTTACTAAATATAAGCATGCGAAAGGCATATTGCTATACCTTCCGCCTGATTGCATGGATTGTTTTGTACTAAGGGTATGGCGGCCCATACTTTGCTGCGTTGCCTGACTTATAAGCCAGTGGGAAAGAAACACAGAAGTATAGCGCCTAAACAGCCTCGGCTGTCGCGTTGGCGTTGGCTCCCTCCCCGTAAACGGTCGATTCGCCGAAAGTATAGAAAGCCTCCCAGTCCACGCCCTGTGGGTCCGTGATCCACGACTTTTCGGATTTTGCGTAGCAGCAGGTGCATTTGCCCTCTTCGCGGATAGCGCCTTTCGCTTGCTTCAGCCGGCCGTATACCTGGTTTAGTTCTTCCGGACTTTCCGCCTGTATGCCCAGGTGCTCGATGCCCGCATTTTCGGGGTGAAAGGAGATGGCAAAGTTGACGCGCGGGTCTTCGAGCATCCATTTGGCGTAGTCTTGTTTAAGGACTGTTGGTGATGTGCCGAAAAGGGCGGTATAGAAGGCGGTGGATTCTTCTAAATTCTTTACTCTTACGTTTACGTGAAATCTTTTCATGGCTGTGTCTTTAAGGTGTTTTCGTTGATTACACTCTGATGACGGAGCCATGTCAGAAAAGACGC
Above is a window of Pontibacter akesuensis DNA encoding:
- a CDS encoding ArsI/CadI family heavy metal resistance metalloenzyme yields the protein MKRFHVNVRVKNLEESTAFYTALFGTSPTVLKQDYAKWMLEDPRVNFAISFHPENAGIEHLGIQAESPEELNQVYGRLKQAKGAIREEGKCTCCYAKSEKSWITDPQGVDWEAFYTFGESTVYGEGANANATAEAV